A region of Mauremys mutica isolate MM-2020 ecotype Southern chromosome 24, ASM2049712v1, whole genome shotgun sequence DNA encodes the following proteins:
- the SGTA gene encoding small glutamine-rich tetratricopeptide repeat-containing protein alpha, with the protein MADKRRLAYSIIQFLHDQLQNGGLSPDAQESLEVAIQCLETAFGVSMEDQDLVVSQTLPEIFEAATGKEPHYVRTNSEPVTPSEEDMAEAERLKTEGNEQMKAENFESAVSFYAKAIELNPSNAVYFCNRAAAYSKLGNYAGAVRDCERAIGIDPNYSKAYGRMGLALSSLNKHAEAVIYYKKALELDPDNETYKSNLKIAEQKMKETPSPTGGTGGFDLAGLLNNPGFMSMASNLMNNPQVQQLMSGMISGGQNPMGAAGASPSPNDLASLIQAGQQFAQQMQQQNPELIEQLRSQIRSRTPSASNEDQQE; encoded by the exons ATGGCTGACAAGAGGCGCCTGGCATACTCCATCATCCAGTTCCTGCATGACCAGCTACAGAACGGGGGTCTCTCTCCTGATGCCCAGGAGAGCTTAGAAG TTGCAATCCAATGCCTGGAGACTGCTTTTGGAGTATCCATGGAAGACCAAGATCTGGTTGTGTCTCAAACTCTCCCTGAAATTTTCGAAGCTGCTACAGGAAAG GAGCCTCATTACGTCAGAACAAATTCTGAGCCAGTCACCCCCTCGGAAGAAGACATGGCTGAAGCTGAAAGACTTAAGACTGAAG GTAATGAACAAATGAAGGCAGAAAACTTTGAAAGTGCTGTGTCTTTCTACGCAAAAGCAATTGAATTAAATCCATCAAATGCAGTATATTTTTGCAACAG GGCTGCTGCTTACAGCAAATTAGGAAACTATGCTGGAGCCGTCAGAGACTGTGAAAGAGCTATCGGTATTGATCCAAACTACAGCAAAGCTTATGGCAGAATGGG CTTAGCCCTCTCCAGTTTAAACAAACACGCAGAAGCTGTCATTTACTACAAAAAAGCCCTGGAGTTGGATCCAGACAATGAAACATACAAATCAAACCTTAAAATAGCCgaacagaaaatgaaagaaaCCCCTAGTCCA ACTGGAGGCACAGGAGGATTTGATTTAGCTGGATTGCTGAATAACCCAGGCTTCATGAGCATG gcATCTAACCTCATGAACAATCCACAAGTACAACAGCT AATGTCTGGGATGATTTCAGGTGGCCAGAACCCTatgggagcagcaggagccagCCCTTCCCCTAACGACCTTGCCAGCCTTATCCAAGC AGGTCAACAGTTTGCTCAGCAGATGCAGCAGCAGAATCCAGAGCTAATAGAACAGTTACGAAGTCAGATTAGGAGTCGAACCCCCAGTGCTAGCAACGAGGATCAGCAGGAATGA